The following is a genomic window from Rutidosis leptorrhynchoides isolate AG116_Rl617_1_P2 chromosome 8, CSIRO_AGI_Rlap_v1, whole genome shotgun sequence.
attggttgatccattccggttacactgtcttcgaagttcaggtgaatatccatatcggaatagctgtcggaatttaaggaatttgaactagatacatgatccatcttgtatgatcagggaattgatttttgatataagatagattatagaatttagattggtactcttcaatacataatttacatatgtatatataataccaaaatcccgtaaattacggagaaattttcgaaagatgtcaggaaaagttgacagtaacagatatgctaagatatgaattttgtcggtacactatctatgcagtaaatgcagtaagacgtgtctagacttaggaatgataagcaagtaattttcgacgataaatggtaagcaaaactcggtaaaaacagatacggtcatagtccagactcactaatgcagcctaactattaccagttaaacacactaatgcaaattctggttccctatgacctcaagctctgatatcaactgtgacgatccttccaaatccctttggacgaatacatcattcattgatttcatagtgaggttttgacctctatatgatacgttttgtaaacattgcattcttttgaaaaggcacaccataaatgaatatataaatccaaggttttcgacgtccgatgatttctacgtatagacaatcaccgtatataatagtttacaatactacatccgttgacaatgcagtcaaaataagatacatggtgatgattttgtgaatgcaaagttgtcttaaataaagcatgtatgactccatgcacatagcttgtatcacatataaacaaacagcggaagacttctaggaacctgagaataaacatgcttaaaagtgtcaacacaaaggttggtgagttcatagttttaatgttgcgcataatctgtatataaagatggatcacaagatttcagttatttcatccagaaacgtttatcaaaagattctacgtaacagagcaccctggtaactgaactttaacgtctatataataagtaccctttgtataataatcttaataatacacgcaaaccaacgtatacgcttctcaaatagcatacgtccgttaaaaggctagtgctctagctcgaacggggatgtcaagccctatggatccatatactactactcgcgcccaccagttcttataactggcagttactagttaccaaagctaaggaattttcagttcaaactcagtgtagaatttagtatgtacttgtatccattgcgtttaaaataaagtgcatgtattctcagtccaaaaatatagattgcaaaagcaattaaaaagggagcaaatgaaactcaccttagcagcacataaggtcattcaccaaaaagtgaccgaaactcagaatgcaaaattaaccgtagatctcaacctatagaacatatgttggtcaatacatgtctaataagctaggttgggtcatagtgtatcacaatcctaatgctcgagattgacatacaaaagttatcaaaagtcatttcaaaaagtcaacctgacccaatatgatcttttaaaatctatattatagtttgaatgatcatggtaatcgaaaatagtttaacatttcacatggtttcccaatacttgaataattagactatagttttataaagctttaaaatatgataaaacagtcaattttgacaattgttcaacaaatcgagacgtgccttatatagaaattcatttactcgattagtaatatttgaaaatccaaattatcaatcttataaacaagttgtttaaatatcaattgcagattcaaaagcaatttcaattaatgttaatcataattcagttgtccatatcttttaattcgttcatcgaaattacgcgatctctaaatgaaaagttattgatttttcgccagctttccaaaaacatgcatatcatataccttatatcagtaatatatgtattaaattcgtgatctatcataaactatttaacgacaaaattaattgGATTCCAAGAATTCGTACGTGatttttgtataattattattaataattaataattataattatattattaataattcaaatacagatgataataataataatataaataatgatatagatttccttttctttgatttttataaaatataacatataataataataattaatgaattaatgaatataattatgtaaataataataatacttttaatgttattaataaactaattaatactaaaatattactagtaatagtgataaaagtaataaagattatgataatgataaaaaaaatagaaatttttagtaacaatattagtaatgatcataataatactaagatcataatttttctattatttaacaataataacgatataacaaattaaatatatataaactttatatctatatattaacataacaatataccatttttaattttaatagtaatattaatattaataataatattataattataattaaacttatgtttacattaatatagtaatattacaatttatttattatgtaatatcatattatatgataatatttatcgaatgtttaatatatctgtttatatatatatatatatatatatatatatatatatatatatatatatatatatatatatatatatatatatatatatatatatatatatatatatattgttatataattgtgtttgcatattaaTTACATCACATGTTATATATGTAGATATGAATACATTATTAATgttttatctatatatttattatatagctATTTACTATATTCTATTATTccacattattatatatacacatatatatatatatatatatatatatatatatatatatatatatatatatatatatatatatatatatatatatatatatatatatatatatatatatatatatatatatatatatatgtatttatttatatatatatttatatacacacatttatttacaataattgttcgtgaatcgtcgagaacagtcagagggtaattaattacatgaatatgattccaaaatttttgagactcagctctacagactttgcatatcgtgtcggaaacatataagggttaagtttaaatttggtcagaaatttccgggtcatcacagtaacctctgaaatacgaaaaactatgtttatcaaaatttttacacgttgtttatttgtgcggtcctcacaagatttatggacaaatgaaagtaataaaatttttctgtcacttatgcgatttataaaatcatataagtatgtatatagttaagttaataaatttacctttacttatttcggttagtacatactaagttataccttcaaattatttaaaaatcgctcatttattgagttgtttaacttaagacaaatagttttgtacaaaatggtacacgttgtacatacttcaaaatttactaagaacttcgttttgtTTATGTTGTCACGTCAAACgtttaaagatttttcaaaactttcttggatgattttattaaaggtttttgtattaatctacaccatgtatggatcacacttcctctcgtcctccgtttagggataaaacttaccattaagatctttgttaaaacctcttgagccactttggatggcagttatGTAAATGTTAGCTTCATATGTTAGTCCAGAACCTCAATTCAATGGGTATGTAGGATCAAGGTTGTAAAATTCGTTACTTGGGGATTAATCAGTCAGAACTTTGGACTGACTTTGGAAAAAGTAATCGGCAATTCTGAAATTAATCGGGAATTAATCGTATTGTACTTTATACAATTAAATATTagatttcaaaaattatatgtttaaatatagaagaaaaccataGGTATAAAGAGCCAATTTTAATTCGATCTTGGGTGTTACATTGACGCCACCTTCGATCAAGAGCCCATTTTAATTCGATATTGGACGTTACCAAGATTCGAATCTGGATCTCATACTTCACATAGAACTCGGTGACCACTAGATTATGGTCAAGACTCAAGtggttgtttattttttttatattaagaaTAAAAACTAAAATTTCTAAATTTAAATGAAAACCATCATGATTTCTCCTTCAATTCAACCtcataaaaaaaaattcaatccTCTGTTATTATTGGCCATAAGTCATGACCCATTGATCAACTCTCTACCCCTGCAATTTTGTCATATTAGACATGAATATAGAAAGACAAATATGGGAGTTTGGTACTTTGAAAACTCTATAACTTTGTATTTGGATTAAGAAAGGTCAATTTCGATAGTAGTATGGTACAAATAAATGGCCCATTCCCTTAATACCTTTATTCATTCATGCCACCTTCTTACAACTACTTGTGTTACTAACAATTAAGTACAACTATTCACAATAGACTACCTTAAAGTAGAAATAAGTTCCTACACATCTCAAACTTATCCTAATATTAATTGTTTACATCAATACTCAAACAAACAATAGTTATGGTTTCTTTATGGTTGTTAACATATGATCAATACTTATTACTCATACAACACCATTAATTTCATTGTTTTGGTAGATTACTTGACAATTAGTCTTTGAACAACAAAAGTTATGGCTTAACCTCAACCCGTTTCAAACATACCGGTTAGGCGATATCATATGTTTTACATGGTTTTGAAAACTTTAACAACTTTTTTTAAAAAGAATGTTTTGATTCCAAGAACCCCTTTTTTCAGGACCATGCATataataaatgtaaataataatgTTTGGAAGCATATAGTATGGTTGTCATCCACTTCTCAATACCAATGAACCTCACCTCCAAAAGCAAGGGGGTCCATGCCTATTTTCCTGAGGTTCATGGAATCATTTGATCCCACATTTAACATAACTAATACACAATACAcaagattatattaaaatatactgtaATTGTTAGCTAACAAACTATAAATTCAATGATTAAACAATTGAGTCAATTATTAGTCTACTGTAACTTGATATGATCCATAATACTATAGGTATAGTATAGGTAGGCATTAttaaataaagttattattatctttTGCTTTTTACTAATGACCAAAGCCACTCAGTCATGAAAGCAAATTTAAACAAAATACTCCTTCCTACAAAAGGCTCCAGCTTTGATTATTGCTTAGCTGGCACCAGCTTCCCAACTCCAGTTGGCATCTATCACAAGCTTCATCACCTTTCTTTAAAACTAGGTACACTCTCACTCTTATTCATTTACTATAAATATGCATGCTTCTAAAACTCAAACCCACAACACAAAACTTCTCCTATCTTAAGAAAACACACCTGAatcttataaaaatgaaatctttttATAATGGGTTCTCAAAAAGTCCATTTTTTACTGTTCTTGCACTGGTATTAAGCTCTTTTCTCATGCTTGCTTCTGCTGGCAACTTTTTACAAGATTTTGACCTCACTTGGGGTGATCATAGGGCCAAAATTTTCAATGGTGGTCAGCTTTTGTCACTCTCTTTGGATCAAGTATCCGGGTCGGGTTTTAAGTCTAAAAATGAGTACTTGTTTGGTAGAATTGATATGCAGCTTAAGCTTGTTGCAGGCAATTCTGCTGGAACTGTTACTGCTTATTATGTAAGTTgttacaatattaatattaaaaaaatatattataaatgtttGCACCTTATGCTATTATGGTTGTCATGAAAAAGAAAACAACTAAACATTCAAAGAAACAACTTTTAGTTTAGAGAATTGTTATGAAAGAAACTTGTAGGTTGGAAAAGGACATGATCACATACAAGTTTCTCGTGAACATTTTGAATGCTAGAATCAATTAATTAGTAAAAAAACATTCTAAAAGAATTTGTCTGATCTTCGAATGTTTATCCGTTGCAGTTATCATCTGAAGGACCTACACACGATGAAATCGATTTCGAGTTCTTGGGTAACACATCTGGTGACCCTTACATTTTACACACCAATATTTTCACTCAAGGAAAAGGAAACAGAGAACAACAGTTTTACTTATGGTTTGACCCCACTAAAAACTTCCACACCTACTCAGTAATCTGGGATTCAAAACAAATAGTGTAagcaattaaattaaaataaataaatacagaatatattttatttttgtatgTTATATTTTAACATGACGTTTTCTTGAAATTTCAGATTCTTGGTGGATAAAACTCCTATTAGAGTATTTGCAAATGCAGAGGGGAAAGGTGTCCCATTTCCTAAAAACCAACCAATGAGGATTCACTCAAGTTTATGGAACGCTGATGATTGGGCCACAAGAGGTGGTTTGGTTAAAACCGATTGGTCAAAGGCTCCGTTTACGGCTTACTATCGGAACTTCAATGTTCAAGGTTCGACCACTTCGAAGTTTTCGAATGGTGCATGGCAAAGTCAACAACTTGATGCATATAGTAGAAGAAGATTGAGATGGGTTCAAAAGAATTTCATGATTTATAATTATTGTAACGATTCGAAGCGGTTTCCTCAAGGCATACCTGCAGAGTGTAGATAATATATGATGGTGGTTTATGTATGATAATGGTGTTTGTACACTTTGGTAGTCCAATGGGGATCATTTTATATTTTGTTTGTAATCAAGTTCATGTAATTCAGTTTGTACTAtgttaaattaataaaaataactatTTCAATTCAAAACGTGTTCAAAGTTTCCTGAAATATTTCTTAGTCACACTAGCCATTAAGAATGATTTTGAGAAGATGTGCACAAAGCAGAGGATACATTTAGTGTGACACCAATGGGGCCGTGTCTTCACTGTTACAGAGCCCACCAATCAAAAGATTGGGTTCCAAGTATCATAAGACAGAAGTGGGCCGGCTTGTCTTATGTTTTAGATATAACTAACTAAGCGGACAGTCCCTGTGGTTTGCTCATGACGCGCTCAGTCCTTGAACTTTTTTTCCTTGCGTGGAGAGTCCTCGTGATTTGTCATTCTTGTGTAAACAATCCTTGCAAGTGACGGTCGTTAAAATTTTTTGTTAAATCTCCTCACCTGTCATGCACATAAGGGTAAATGTCTTAATTATACTAGCAGTTGAAAAACATCATTTTTTAAAGATTTTATAACGAGTGTCGATGTAATGAATAAAAGGAATACTTATTTGGTTAGTAGGATATTACGAGTAATAATCAAACGGTTTTGCAAATGACAAAATTGCGTGGATAGTCCATCATGTTTGTATCAAAATGCACGGTTAACCTTTATCTTTTTTTTCGACCTAAATGACCCTGAACTATCACTTTTCGACATGGATGAACCAACCACTAACAACCGTTAGTTTTTTTGACATTAAGTATGCTCATGTGCAAAGCACGTGAGGGCAATTTAGTCCACACATGTTTTATTTGTTGGGGAAACCCACATACTAGTAGCCCACACATATTACGTATGGACCTTGTGGGTCGTGACCTAACCGATGCACTAATGAAAATCTGTGAAATTTATAGCAACAAGGTACAGCAATCACCAATGCAAACAATGTAATCCAAAATTGAGAAACAATAAGAGTATCAACAGAAACCACAAACAAGGTTTATCCACAATCCGGATACAACCTCCAGCCAAGATTAACCAAGTGCCAAGATTAACAAGTGCCAAAATTACAATGAGTCAAGAACAGAGAACATAAGAAGATGATGATAAAAGTGATCGGATTCAAGTGTGTCTGACACATTGAGATCACAGGGTATAAGTACcctaactgtgacaacccggaaatttttgaccaaatttaaactttatctttaaatgatttaacgtttccgacacgataagcaaaatctgtataacagaatctcaaaatttttgaactattgaaGTACCCtttggttgttctcaacgattcgcgaaccattatatgtaaatagatacatatatatactataacttgaaaacgtaacaaagttttaattgcat
Proteins encoded in this region:
- the LOC139862310 gene encoding xyloglucan endotransglucosylase protein 1-like, with protein sequence MKSFYNGFSKSPFFTVLALVLSSFLMLASAGNFLQDFDLTWGDHRAKIFNGGQLLSLSLDQVSGSGFKSKNEYLFGRIDMQLKLVAGNSAGTVTAYYLSSEGPTHDEIDFEFLGNTSGDPYILHTNIFTQGKGNREQQFYLWFDPTKNFHTYSVIWDSKQIVFLVDKTPIRVFANAEGKGVPFPKNQPMRIHSSLWNADDWATRGGLVKTDWSKAPFTAYYRNFNVQGSTTSKFSNGAWQSQQLDAYSRRRLRWVQKNFMIYNYCNDSKRFPQGIPAECR